From Cheilinus undulatus linkage group 18, ASM1832078v1, whole genome shotgun sequence, the proteins below share one genomic window:
- the LOC121526709 gene encoding kelch repeat and BTB domain-containing protein 11 — protein sequence MNEGSRQGGGAITVEADVILHAVNPDLITPSDKDGKSCPSYVQEFLKDTKDFSPPPVFEKEYLLDGTPMENNHVAHHQGNGSCILRTENFTIPNSKGAPDLSSYADPAGTNHISAVQQNCTSSEIHNGARSKVSHSADSTICSPSQAKKETEWSGLESNFVRRDSNQENKMTKKEPDLVIEVGGQKINAHKSVLAEKSDYFKARLSRDILKVKGVSYKTLSTLIDYVYTSKMNVSKDNVVDVITGAKILQIPCAVQAAMDSMSAQITAENCYEILTIAKKQRLSELKETAYAFMSDNFLQILKDPAVYGRLTGSERDLILKKRMEGRKTLMAAEINDVFDRVGSRPPSRCGSRPQSPLSVGSLEENHMIYYFNETANDWRPLTAMPEDINTKGCGICTMYNYLFVAGGIKGYGDKGKVSDKVFCYNPITNRWAEVRPLIQARAQLKLVSMDGYLYAIGGECLFTVEKYDPRMDRWTTVAPLPKGAFAVAHEATTCSGELYVSGGSLFYRLLKYDTKRDEWQECPYNNSRKKSSDMVALKSFIYRFDVNKEQGINVFKYNTIVKMWHDCASQRLGSHLPFRCAVIGNCIYCVNKSQTLQFVVEEENAYFVEEPLRAPLEAKGVLFPFVLTLPEKPDRVT from the coding sequence ATGAACGAGGGCAGCAGGCAGGGAGGAGGCGCCATCACTGTGGAGGCTGATGTCATCCTCCATGCGGTTAACCCTGACCTTATCACGCCTTCTGACAAGGATGGGAAATCTTGTCCTAGTTATGTTCAAGAATTCCTGAAGGACACCAAGGATTTCAGCCCCCCTCCTGTGTTTGAAAAGGAATACCTGTTGGATGGGACACCAATGGAGAATAACCACGTGGCTCATCATCAGGGTAACGGCTCGTGCATCCTGAGAACTGAGAATTTCACCATCCCAAATTCCAAGGGAGCTCCAGATCTCTCCTCTTATGCTGACCCTGCTGGAACCAATCACATTTCTGCAGTGCAACAGAATTGTACAAGCAGTGAAATCCATAACGGTGCAAGATCTAAAGTGTCTCACAGTGCAGATTCCACCATATGCTCGCCCAGTCAGGCCAAAAAGGAAACCGAGTGGTCAGGCCTAGAATCGAACTTTGTTCGCAGAGACAGCAACCAGGAAAACAAGATGACTAAAAAGGAGCCTGATTTAGTCATTGAAGTGGGCGGGCAGAAGATCAATGCTCACAAGTCTGTCCTGGCAGAAAAGAGTGATTACTTCAAAGCACGGCTGTCACGAGACATCCTCAAAGTGAAGGGCGTCAGTTACAAGACTCTATCCACGTTGATAGATTATGTTTACACTTCCAAAATGAATGTTTCCAAGGATAATGTAGTAGATGTTATCACAGGGGCTAAAATCCTACAGATCCCATGTGCCGTCCAGGCTGCCATGGACTCTATGTCTGCACAGATCACTGCAGAGAACTGCTATGAGATCCTCACCATCGCCAAAAAGCAGCGACTCAGCGAACTGAAGGAGACAGCCTATGCTTTCATGAGTGACAATTTCTTACAGATCCTAAAAGACCCAGCTGTGTACGGGCGTCTGACCGGATCTGAGCGGGATCTGATCCTGAAGAAGAGGATGGAGGGGAGGAAGACGCTGATGGCGGCAGAGATCAACGATGTGTTTGATCGTGTTGGGAGCAGACCGCCGAGCCGATGCGGCAGTAGACCACAGAGCCCGTTGTCTGTGGGGTCTCTAGAAGAGAATCATATGATTTACTACTTTAATGAAACTGCAAACGACTGGAGACCTTTGACTGCAATGCCTGAGGACATAAACACTAAAGGGTGTGGGATCTGTACCATGTACAACTACCTGTTTGTGGCAGGGGGGATAAAGGGCTATGGAGACAAGGGCAAGGTTTCAGACAAGGTCTTCTGTTACAACCCAATAACAAACCGCTGGGCTGAGGTCAGACCTCTGATTCAAGCACGTGCCCAGCTAAAGCTTGTATCCATGGATGGCTACTTGTACGCCATCGGAGGggaatgtttgtttacagtggaaaaatatgatccccgcatggatagatggactaCAGTGGCCCCTCTGCCTAAAGGAGCCTTCGCTGTGGCTCATGAAGCCACCACATGCAGTGGAGAACTTTATGTTTCAGGAGGCTCTCTCTTCTACCGTCTCCTGAAGTACGACACCAAGAGGGATGAGTGGCAGGAGTGTCCGTACAACAACAGCAGGAAGAAGTCCTCGGACATGGTGGCACTGAAAAGCTTCATTTACCGCTTCGACGTGAACAAAGAGCAAGGGATCAACGTGTTCAAGTACAACACCATAGTGAAAATGTGGCATGATTGTGCATCACAGAGGCTGGGAAGTCATTTACCCTTCAGGTGTGCCGTTATCGGCAACTGCATCTACTGTGTGAACAAAAGCCAGACTCTTCAGTTTGTAGTGGAGGAGGAGAACGCCTACTTTGTGGAGGAGCCGCTTAGGGCGCCTCTGGAAGCCAAAGGCGTTCTGTTTCCTTTTGTTCTCACTTTGCCTGAAAAGCCTGACAGAGTTACATAG